A window of the Palaeococcus ferrophilus DSM 13482 genome harbors these coding sequences:
- a CDS encoding Mth938-like domain-containing protein: MIEGVSFGRIVINGSVYEHDVVVYPSGRVERRKKWLSKEKHGTSHKLDPEELKEYLSEDFDVLVVGTGIYGMLSLLPESRELVEGKEVVEMPTPEAIKLFNGLKNEKRVLGIFHITC; the protein is encoded by the coding sequence ATGATAGAGGGGGTTTCCTTCGGCAGGATAGTTATCAACGGGAGCGTTTACGAGCACGATGTGGTGGTGTATCCAAGCGGGAGGGTGGAGAGGCGGAAGAAGTGGCTGAGCAAGGAGAAGCACGGGACTAGCCACAAGCTCGACCCCGAGGAGCTGAAGGAGTACCTCTCGGAGGACTTCGACGTTCTCGTCGTGGGCACGGGGATTTACGGCATGCTCTCGCTCCTCCCGGAGAGCAGGGAGCTCGTTGAGGGGAAGGAGGTCGTGGAAATGCCCACCCCTGAGGCGATAAAGCTCTTCAACGGGCTGAAAAATGAAAAGAGGGTTCTCGGGATATTTCACATCACCTGCTGA
- a CDS encoding diphthine--ammonia ligase: MKIAALFSGGKDSTYALYWALKNGFEVKYLVSMESESDESYMYHVPNIHLTELLAEAIGIPLVKARTSGEKEREVEDLKEVLSKLDVEGVVAGALASRYQKERIDRIARELGIESFAPMWMVDPEEYMRNLVGEGFEVIIVGVSAFGLDESWLGRKIDEKTIDDLKRLNERYGVHIGGEGGEFETLVLDAPFFKKRLVVDEAEKVWEPMMGSGKLVVKKAHLEAKE; the protein is encoded by the coding sequence ATGAAGATAGCGGCGCTCTTTTCAGGAGGGAAAGATTCAACTTACGCCCTCTACTGGGCTTTAAAGAACGGCTTTGAGGTGAAGTACCTCGTCAGCATGGAGAGCGAGAGCGACGAGAGCTACATGTACCACGTACCCAACATCCACCTGACGGAGCTACTCGCGGAGGCAATAGGAATTCCCCTTGTGAAGGCGAGAACGAGTGGAGAGAAGGAGAGGGAAGTGGAAGACTTAAAGGAAGTCCTGTCGAAGCTCGACGTTGAGGGCGTTGTGGCGGGGGCCCTCGCCAGCCGCTACCAGAAGGAGCGCATAGACCGCATAGCGAGGGAGCTCGGGATTGAAAGCTTCGCCCCCATGTGGATGGTTGACCCGGAGGAGTACATGAGGAACCTCGTGGGGGAGGGCTTTGAGGTCATCATAGTCGGCGTCTCCGCCTTCGGGCTCGATGAGAGCTGGCTGGGGCGGAAGATTGATGAGAAGACGATTGATGACCTCAAGAGACTCAACGAGCGCTACGGCGTGCACATCGGCGGTGAGGGTGGCGAATTTGAGACGCTGGTCCTCGATGCGCCCTTCTTCAAAAAGAGGCTCGTTGTAGACGAGGCCGAGAAGGTATGGGAGCCCATGATGGGTTCCGGGAAGCTCGTGGTGAAGAAGGCCCACCTGGAGGCGAAGGAATGA